The DNA segment GGTATGTAAAGGAAAAGAttaactaattatatatataattatataaatcctAAAAAGCAAAATAAAACAAGACTCTTTAAGATTATCtgctattattttattgattttctttttgttcgtTTATAGTTTCAGCTTGTCATATATCGTAGATGAATGGGTAATGTTTTGCTTTTTCAATTCCTTTTTACgagaaaaagaaacacaaaaaagAAAGTGTTTTTTGGCTTAAAAAGAAATTTGTAATTATCGAATTCTTTGTTAAGGATTTCTTAGACGTGAACATCACTAACtttaatttcattttccgtTTACACATGCGAGTTTCTTCATTGACGTGGAGAAGAAAGTTGCAGTTGTTTTTAGTAAAGACAAAGAAGGTTTGATGGATCATACTCGGAACGTAGCTTACATCGTTCGAGTGGATGGATCCTTGATAGAAGTGCACGTCAAGAGTTCTCTATACAAATATTGCTATCCTCGTGTTTGCTCATATGTCCCAAGTTCAGTTCAACTTAATTAGTCAATTTAGTATAGCacctataattatttttgttggcTTGTCACTGTCATGTTCTTTGAACAAAGATTATGTGGTTAATTATATGTGTATTAATTTGTTTCTCGTCCATTTCTCTGCTGGTCATATATTGACTTCACTGGATTGCTTAATTTCATTGTTCTGTTTTAGTGGATTCATTGCAAACgtttctgtttattatttcatttgttattttatgttcaAGCAGATATGCAATTAGGCATATCGAGGCCCTAAACTAACGATGGCTCAACGCCTAAAAAGACTAATCCGGTACCTAGAATGTTTTCTATATGGCTTAaacatttacaaattataaaatatactgtatatatatgtaGTTACTATGTTTATTATcataatttatatagaaaaaaaatgaaaaatataactaaaaagcATAACTGAttgactaaaaataaaatttcaacatTTTATAATTGTAACACAGAAACTTTATCATTGAGTCATTCTATAAAAACTATTCAGTTACTCTATTATTCTGCTATTCATTTAATGTATCAATCACATTGGAAGTATAGACAAAAGATTGCAACGAGCCACCAAGACACTCGGAAAATCAAGTTGTTTGAGATAGATATTGGTTTTTTCATGTGGATGGTTCATTTaatattatactattatttatattaataatttttgaaaatcctTTTCATGCCAGAGGTGCTACGTTACAAGAAagagatataataaaatatcagTAAACCACCAGTCAAGACATCCTTTTTTTTAGGAACCAGTCAAGACATCCATTTATAAAAATGGTGATATTTGCTTTTAGACTTGAAACCGCAAACtcacaaaagaaaatgaatgagAAGGAGCTTCCCCCGCACTTGAGGGAAGACAACTTAAGCGAAGAAACCAAGACTCTAATCTCTTCACTTCCTTGGAACAAAGATTTTATAGGGAATCTCTACAAATACAAAGGATGTTGGTACTACCCCAACACTCTCCAAGGAGTCCTGAATTTCGAGAAAGGCTTCAAGCCTCAAGAAACCGATATAATCCTCGCTTCTTTCCCTAAATCCGGCACCACTTGGCTCAAAGCTCTCACCATCGCACTCTTTGAGAGGTTGAAGAACAGTAATTCTTCTTCTGATGATGATCTTCACCCTCTTCAGTCAGATAATCCTCATGGCATAGTACCCTTCTTCGAGTTCAATCTGTATCTCAAAAGTTCAACACCTGACCTGACCAAGTTCTCATCTCCGAGGGTGTTCTCGACTCACATGCCATTCCACACGCTTCGGTTAACCCTCAAGGACTCTCCATGCAAGATCGTGTACGTGTGCCGGAACGTGAAGGACGTTTTTGTATCGCTATGGTATTTCAGGTGCGCTCATCTTGAAAAAGAAGTAGACATGAAATCTTTGTTTAAGTCATTATGCGAAGGTGTTGGCTCTTTTGGACCGTTTTGGGAACATGTATTGAGCTATTGGAGAGGTAGCTTGGAAGATCCTAAGAAGGTTCTCTTCATGAGGTACGAGGAAATGAAGTCAGAGCCATCTGCTCAGGTTAAGAGACTTGCGGAGTTTTTGGGTTGTCCATTcactgaggaagaagaagaagacggttCTGTGGACAAGATCGTGGAGCTTTGTTCTCTGCGTAATCTGAGCGGTATGGAGGTCAATAATTCAGGAAAAACTTTCAACACTGTGCCTTACTTTACTTTTTTCCGCAAAGGAGAAGTCGGTGACTTCAAGAACCATCTGACTCCTGAGATGGAAAACAAGATTGACATGATCATCGAGGAAAAATACAAAGGCTCCGGTTTGAAATTTTGAGTGTTGTGTTGTTTGTGCTTTCCTTTAATGGATTCTCATGATTGATGGGTGATTTGTGCTTTCCTTTAATGCCATATGAACTAATGATAACAGGAAATTCATTACCGActgatttgaaaattttaatttgtggATGTATGGGTGGATTGAGTTTATAAAAAATGAGACGAGCGCGGGCTAGACCGAACAATACCAACCAAcctgtaaattattttttttttaaataaaaaatagttcatatttaaattttattttattataatttgtaTCATCCACGTGTTTCGCATGTTATCAGTGTGGGGGATTCCACAGGTTATCCACAAATTTTGGTATGGACAGATGCAGATTTAAGACTTTTTCTTTGTtggttttccaaaaaaaaaaagactttttctttgttatgtagatcaaatttttgaattaaaaatgaCTTAATCTGCAGTTGGACAAATTTAACATGCTTCCCAACACTACTTGTTGCGTTTCCACattcatttgttttgtttactcATCTCTCTCATAATCAACTTAATATGTAGTCTACAGTTCCCACTttcatacaatattttttttgagaaagactTTCATACACAAATTATGCAATTCCTTTAACATATTTTCGATTGTTTGTTATTCTTATAACtgtaatctttctataattaaGAGTTAAACTTTTTAACTAAAACCATTGACGCATAATATAATAGCATGAAAGTTACATCAGGAGGAGGATTCCTATCGATTACATATCCAATCAAATATCATTAGAAGAGGCCACAAAGAACGAACCCGATTCCGACGCCTATTTGATCGATCATTTTCGACGTGGTTAGACCCTCCTCCGTTCAAGTTACTTTCGGAAATACCTGCTAACTTAACCTCAAAACGACAAACAGGACAAGTATTATGAATATTCAACCAAGACTCGATGCAGCTTGGATGGTACAAATGCAAACATTTCAACTCTTTTCCTTCCTCTCCAACTTCAAACTCCTCGGTTGCATATCGCACACACCTTCTCTTTAGCCAAATCTTCTTCCGTGATTGTCACCGTCTTTACAACCTCAGTGGCGAATAAAGAGGCCGGTGGTGGACCGACCCGTTCGTTAGGCATGACATCAACAAGTTCATCGGTATTAACCAGTTCATGATCGGTGTCGGTATCGGCATCAAGTTCCCAGTAAGGCCTCATAACGTCAAGCTGATCGTGCAGATTGATCTCTCTAGAACATAAAGGACATAAAGGGCCATATAGACCATTGTTTCGGGGTTGAACTGTACGGCTACAATTACGGCAATAGAAGTAATGGAACGTTCTTGTTCCATTCACAATAACTCTTGGACGATACTCAGATGTCATTTAAAATATAGTCTTTTGTGGATTTTGGTATAACATATGTAATTTCTACctacatatatatgtacatgTTTTAAACACGAGGCAAGACGAAGTATGTGCTAGTGAGTTATGTTTTTCTGTCTGTATATGAAGAATGGTGTCGTACGGTCTCTGCTTTTGTGAAGTAGCGAATCTTTGGTTGTTTGTCTTGTACGatccaaacattaaaaatatgctTGGAGAATGATGATAAAGGTTTAGGTTTAGCAAAGAGTGGAGTTATTAGAGTGGCACATTATCGGTCTAGTACATCTTGATCCGGATATTAGATTAAGATTTGCATAATTTGGTCTTTTATCCATCTTTAATGAACTAGGCATGAATATTTCATCTGGATGCCATCTAAAAACAGCCCAAAAAACGATTAGAATCAGGTCCATTACAGGTATTTTTCCATTGAGTCACAGCATGTATATTGCTATATGTGATACCAGTTCGGTTCCGAGTAGGCCGAATgaaccaaaaatattaaatctcttagttatatatttaagtatCAGTTTGGTTAGAATATTGTTGATATATTTTCAGGTCTTTCTAAGGCTTTCaggtatattttcttattatcaGTTTCTAATCAGTTCTAAATTCGTTCGGTTATCAATTTTTACAACATtttcattttcgaaaatttTAGGATATAGTTACGTAAATATCTAAGATGTACACCagtattttagaataaaatatttacGGTCATCTATAATAATACTATTTTCACATTACTTTAAGAAATTATGCTAGTTTATCTTTATATAAGTCTATCGACATTATTCTATGAGAATCAATATTTCTCCCAATTCCTTACTCTCAAGTCTCAACAACTTATTGTAAAATAATATGCATTAGGGATGTCCGTTGTGACTTgtgaaaatagttttaaaatccGGTTACTCAAACCCAAACAACATTCCTTGATCTTACACCACATACATAGCGACATGGAGAAGAGAAATGAAAAATACTTGCCTGCAATAACAGCCAAACTGCGTAGGAAATGTTACCACCAAAAACTGAAAGAGCTTCTGAGATGGAAATATAATGAGAGGTAGCATCAAGTGAGGAGCCACGTGATTGGATCACTAGGTTAATGTGAGTTGGCCACATATGAATTTCTTCCTCTGTAGAATATAAAGACAAGAGCTCTACCAACACCAGAGAGTGTCCCAAAAACCTTAGTCTTCCCTTCTCTGGATCCAAGCCGTACACTCTCCATCCTATGGGAGCCATCAGAAAATGAATTAGGTGGATCCAAATATAAATGAATTAGTTTGGCCAAATTTCTCAACTAAGCTGGAGGTCATCCAAATTCTCCAGATGTGTTTTACGGACTTCAAGATTAGCTACTTTCCAAAAACGCATAATGATTTTGCAGATTCGCTGGCTAGAAATATCCGTTCTTTTCAtagatctttttgttttattggttgttctattccggtctgatTATCCAAACCATCTcaaatttgagtaatagaatatcAGTTTGTtgcaaaaaatacatatatatatatatatatatatatataaaattaagtaaGTGGATAATTAAGTCTTGCTTGCCGGTATGAAAGTGATCAAGGGATTGAGAACGCCAGGAGTAAAAGTGAATGTTGCTGATGATGTTAGAGTAAGTAATTACTCTAAGGTAGAGAGTTGGTACGCGATTGTGCTTCTACTGTCATCGTTTGTTGACGCGCCTGGGAGATAGTTTGCGGTCGAAACAAGTTTAAAGTGAACTGAATTTTCGATAGTTTGCAGTCGAAACAAGTTTAAAGTCAACTGAATTTGCTGACGCAAACCTCCCACATGATCAGTTGTTGTTCCGTATCACGAGTTTCGGAGCGTAGTAAAGCTCTGATACAAGATCCATGAAAGTAATTACTCCAAAAATACACCACAAATCGATTATCCAAAACACTATAGATATCTTTTCTGATCACAATCAGGCAGTGAATCTAGCGAATAGAGACCCAAAAGTTCTgaataatgaagattttattTAAGATGGAATGTACAGTCATTTAGAACTATGGACTTGAAATGCGAGATGTATAGAAATGAGAattatatcttctttttttgtcaaagggTTTAATGAGAATATATATCTTACATTGTAATTAATATATGAACCAAATGATGGTAGTTTCGGGACCATAGTCTTGTGAAATTATAGACCTCTGTTTCTAAGGCTAGTGCAAAATATACGTAATAAACGAGAGCAGATTTAGagaattagttttaattttttatgaacttttcccattaaaaaggtaaaaatgtGATATAATATCTTTCACTGTCTTGAGACAATTCAGCAGACGTTCTTCACatgtatgaaaagtattacTCCACCTTATGCAAAGAGTAGACGTGTGAGTAATTTTACTACTATAGTTTGTTGCAAAAATtggctctctttttttttttttaattggttatctttatatatatacaaaaccgAAATGCGTAAGGAATCCAACAAGGTGTTCAGATTCTGTTGACACGTGCGGCGCATGCTTTCAGCTTTGTGGGTTCTCAATAACGTGCGTACGCTAAAATATACAAAAGCTTGTAGTGTCACATATTGTTAAGCGTCAATTATTTCATGCATGTATTAGTATGGAAGTTACAGCTTCTGAAAATATGCTTTAACCTCGGCCGTTGATTTATTATCTAGCTTTAAGGAATctcatctttatttccattcacGAACACAATTCTAATAACGCACTTCAATCTGTGTTATGCCTTCAGTTAAGTATGCACTAAAGTTACAGATGAGTTATCACCTTTGTTCTCTGACAGTTTTACACTGACGTTTTTTCTGGATTTTCTGAGCAGATCATAAACAGAAATTCAAACTAATTTTCGAAGTATTTAGAAAATCGAATATTCTTGTCATTTAAACACTTACAATAACTCAAGAAAGTCTTCAATGATTTATAGTTGTGGATGGTAAAATTCGATATTTAACAATGATCCACAGGGAGAATCTTCACTAAACACCACTTGGTTACTTTGAGGTTTTCTTTACTtcgatacttatattatttttttcttgtatagGTAAGATATGCATAACCATAAATATATGAGTTGactttcaatatatatatatatatatgagtggCTTGAGAAAATTAGCTAAAGGCTTGGTTTAGGATCGATATAGAGATGACAGTTATGATACAATAGTTTTGTAGATATGCCAAttagattataaaaatattattattcaaATCAAATAGATTACCAACCAAAACTTAGGATCTTTCGAgttaaaaaaattggacaaaAATTGAGAACAAGTTAATAACGATTTCCGGTTGGGACGGAAGAAACGAAAGCAATAATACAGGTTCATTAAGAACTCTGACTTGGTTTAGACCATGATTACCTTCAGTCTATTAAATGGGTTCTTAACTTCAgctaaaaatataagaatagcTAAGAAacatctcttaaataagagatataagaactgtctcttaaccgaaaaatatataaaaaaaacaaatcatgagttaagaatcATGACTAAGAGACCAGGGTTAATCATGTCCTTAGCAGCTTATGTTGCGGGTGATAACAACTAATaagttgttatttattttaggttGTTAACtaagaacattattttaaatcagtCTTCAACCTGTCAAAGCTTCAAGTTGGTAAAATTCCCAGAAATATAAAAGGTATggatttaaatataaaagtcaCAATATGCCTTATTGAATTTCTTggtgattttctttctttaatagtatagatgagtCATAGCATATAAATGCTGTGAACTGAGCAGGTGTAATATCCAGGCCTGGTTCTTGTCACATAGTGTTTTAATAGAACTAACATCTTTCACTAGAACTAAGATCTTTTAAAGCCCAAAGTTTAACAAAAGTAGagaatttaatattatatatgcatATGAAATTAGTGTGTGTTTTTAATATTAAGCAGGACCCATCATTATTAGTGAATCGGGCCTGAAAATGTTTACCATCCCCGTTTTTAAAaagtgattttataaactagtatatttaatattcttttttttttactgatatatatatatttaatattctcACATTCCATGTATACTCagacaacaataatattttgaagaatATCATGAACTACCTTTTTTTGGAATATGATGAACTACCGTTTCATCAATCAAAGTAAAAATAACTACACAGATCTTGAGCTTCGCTTCCTCCGGCGGTTGTCCCTCGTGACGCCGTCGGTGGCTCTCCTTCGTCcccttcctattttattgttgcTCTTCCCTCttccctctttctctctccgATATGTTTGAAACCCTAGAGTCTCCGATTGATTTCGGATTTCCAGATCTGGGGCCCGGGGGATGAAATCCTTTTGGCGTCGGCTTACTCCGGTGTTTCGACGAGGTTGCAGGAAGCAGGGAAGAGTTAAGAGTCGGCTTTTTGGGTGAATAATTCTTATCGGAGCTCTTTTGTCCGTTTCGGTGTTTATCCAGCTTAGGAGGCGCGTGGGTGGTGGATCTGACTCTCCCGACTCAGATCTCTTTGCGGTTCTTGGTTGGTGAGGTGTGGTGGTCGTCGGTTTCCTCTCCATTGCCTTGGTGTCTCGGCGAGGGAGACGCCTTCTTCTGTCCTCAAGGTGGTCTTTGGACTTTATTTCCAAGGCGCGCGTCGGTGTACTCTTTTATGGCGGTGTCATTTGTTTGAATCCCGGTGGCGCGTGAGGTGGGTTTGGTTTTGTTGCTGGCGTTCGGAGAATGGTTCTCAGGCGACGGCTTATCAACCCCCTCTCCATCCTTTGTCTTCCACTCCCTTCGGCTTTTGCTGGTGGTGAAGCCTTTCCGGTTACTGCGCAATCCCGGAtcatggtttagagtttagagtgcTTCATTGGTTTGTGGACTCCGTCTATCTCCGTCGGTCCACGTTTCTCAGGTAAAGTAAAGAACCTACTCTAGTTCTTAGAGTTAGGAGCACGTGTGGAGCTTGGTTTGCTTCGCGGGTCTTCGAAGTTCCCTAGCTTCTCAGAGATGGCGTGTTTTGGTGATCCTCCATCCCAGTGACAAGGTGGTCAGTTGGTTGCTTCGTCAGGAGGTCTCCTTTTCTTTCCGTACAGATGCTCTCCCACCATTGCCAAGGTAGCTTCCTTTGCAGCCCAGTTTTTATGTGCTTAATTGACAGTAGTAGTATAAGTGTGGTTGAGAGTGAGGTAGCCCTGGCTCCTCTCTGGATTAACAGCAGGTAGAAGGTGAATAGGATGCAAGGCCCGGAGTATGCTCACGCTACTTGTCTGTGTGTCTGACCATCCTTTAGCTGACTGTTGCTTGTCGTACCATTTTACTCGATTCCATCTTTTGAGCTATTGTTATCCCCTTCGTGGGTTGAATCAATTCGGaattgttgtttcttttttcctttttattcaaGTTGTATTTTTctgttgttttctttgtttatgTTTGTATTCCTCTGTTTCCTTTTAATACGAAAaccagtgaaaaaaaaaaaaactacagtcACTTTTAATCAAGAGCactattataaattttgaattagtgaacattttcataaaaaaattgaaaaattagtCACGTCAACTTTGGCAATCTGTTTCTTAACTAGTGGTTTTAGAATTGAACATACATcagtaattgttttattttcttccttTGCAAAACCCTATATATATCGCATACAATTTGAAGAACTGTACGGACATATGAGTTTATCCCACAATTATTGGGATGCTAAGATTAATttgtatataaacaaaaaaaaagataccatGAATCTCTAATCAAATAGTTTAACCTTTTGACAACGAGGA comes from the Brassica napus cultivar Da-Ae chromosome A7, Da-Ae, whole genome shotgun sequence genome and includes:
- the LOC106357111 gene encoding cytosolic sulfotransferase 1-like: MVIFAFRLETANSQKKMNEKELPPHLREDNLSEETKTLISSLPWNKDFIGNLYKYKGCWYYPNTLQGVLNFEKGFKPQETDIILASFPKSGTTWLKALTIALFERLKNSNSSSDDDLHPLQSDNPHGIVPFFEFNLYLKSSTPDLTKFSSPRVFSTHMPFHTLRLTLKDSPCKIVYVCRNVKDVFVSLWYFRCAHLEKEVDMKSLFKSLCEGVGSFGPFWEHVLSYWRGSLEDPKKVLFMRYEEMKSEPSAQVKRLAEFLGCPFTEEEEEDGSVDKIVELCSLRNLSGMEVNNSGKTFNTVPYFTFFRKGEVGDFKNHLTPEMENKIDMIIEEKYKGSGLKF